A single region of the Myxococcales bacterium genome encodes:
- a CDS encoding thioredoxin family protein yields MQILFRRAAFVFGLAAVIALVIWLSGGSQSAFLGGFERPFQQALSRGEYGLAIALLFAAGLATSLTPCVYPMITITVSVFGARQAMTRWQGALLSSAFVFGIVALFAPLGLLVAISGGVFGALLAHPAVLLGLAILFVLLAASMFGAFDIALPSTLQNRLARVGGMGYRGAFALGMVSALIAAPCTGPVLGFLLPWIGTSGNVVFGALGLGVYALGLGLLFWVVGTFAVSLPKSGAWLEWVKSGFGIIMLVAALYYVRDVIPPLRHVVDKTPMWLATAVGLVVLGIALGAVDLSFHAPSLSTRMRKAIAITAVVGGLYGLVAYLEALPPGAKIHWLEDLPKARAMAQQQGRPLMVDFGASWCVACGELDRHTFSDARVVQEARRFVAVRVDLSQGKITEARQQWLNDYNQRGLPLVVLHDASGSEAGRITNFVDANTMLRAMQGVR; encoded by the coding sequence ATGCAAATTTTGTTCCGCCGTGCAGCCTTTGTTTTTGGTCTAGCGGCCGTGATCGCGCTCGTCATATGGCTTTCAGGTGGCTCGCAGAGCGCCTTCCTCGGCGGGTTTGAACGACCCTTTCAGCAGGCGCTTTCGCGCGGCGAATACGGGCTGGCGATAGCATTACTATTTGCAGCCGGGCTCGCCACCAGCCTGACGCCGTGCGTTTATCCGATGATCACCATTACAGTCAGTGTGTTTGGCGCACGCCAAGCAATGACGCGCTGGCAAGGCGCGCTTCTATCTTCGGCCTTCGTGTTCGGTATCGTGGCCCTTTTCGCGCCGCTGGGTTTGCTCGTGGCCATTTCAGGGGGCGTGTTTGGTGCGCTACTGGCGCATCCGGCGGTGCTCTTGGGACTCGCGATCTTGTTTGTGTTGCTCGCGGCTTCCATGTTCGGGGCATTCGACATTGCGCTTCCGTCAACGCTGCAAAATCGCTTAGCGCGGGTCGGTGGCATGGGGTATCGTGGCGCGTTTGCGCTTGGGATGGTGAGTGCGCTGATCGCGGCACCGTGCACCGGACCCGTGCTCGGGTTCTTGCTTCCCTGGATTGGTACAAGTGGGAATGTTGTCTTCGGTGCGCTTGGTCTCGGCGTATATGCACTCGGACTTGGTCTGTTGTTTTGGGTCGTGGGTACCTTTGCAGTGAGTCTGCCCAAGTCCGGCGCATGGCTTGAGTGGGTGAAGAGTGGTTTTGGCATCATCATGTTGGTCGCAGCGCTTTATTACGTGCGCGATGTGATCCCCCCCTTACGGCATGTGGTTGACAAGACGCCGATGTGGCTCGCGACGGCAGTGGGTTTGGTGGTTCTCGGCATTGCACTGGGGGCTGTGGATCTGAGCTTTCATGCGCCGTCTTTGAGCACTCGAATGCGCAAAGCAATCGCCATCACGGCGGTCGTCGGTGGATTGTATGGCCTGGTTGCGTACCTGGAGGCGTTACCTCCCGGCGCAAAGATCCATTGGTTAGAGGACCTGCCGAAGGCTAGGGCGATGGCCCAGCAACAAGGGCGCCCTTTGATGGTGGATTTCGGCGCTTCCTGGTGCGTCGCGTGCGGCGAACTTGATCGCCACACTTTCAGCGACGCGCGAGTCGTTCAAGAAGCACGACGCTTTGTGGCCGTACGGGTGGATCTTAGCCAGGGAAAGATCACCGAGGCGCGTCAGCAATGGCTAAATGATTACAATCAAAGAGGTTTGCCGCTTGTTGTCTTACATGACGCTTCCGGTAGCGAAGCAGGCCGAATCACCAATTTTGTCGATGCCAACACCATGCTCCGCGCTATGCAAGGTGTTCGTTAG
- a CDS encoding glutamate synthase subunit beta, with protein sequence MGKVTGFLEWQRQLPKKREPDERLSDFNEFYLPQDNECSRQQAGRCMDCGIPFCQQGCPLGNHIPDWNDLVYKDRWQDAHRRLEATNNFPEFTGRLCPAPCEAACVLSINTGPVTIEQMEKEIIETAFREGWVESRLPSRRSGKAVAVVGSGPAGLAGAAQLNQAGHTVRVYDSDARMGGLLRYGIPDFKMEKWVIDRRLNILAEEGVVFVPNTTVGVDISWTQLRQDCDAILIAIGSRRPRDLNVPGRDLNGVHFAMDYLTQQNRLNAGDPLDKPHINASGKNVIILGGGDTGSDCLGTALRQDAKGVLQLELMPKPPVSRPEGNPWPRWPLVFRTSTSQQEGGERDFSVMTRALGGADGQLKTLQAQKMALGMRGGTPHMQPVEGSDFELEVDLLLLAMGFAGPDTTTLRDQLGVDLDERGNIRTDGAYATNVPTVYCAGDAHRGQSLIVWAISEGREAARAIDRDLSPDGRFHLPTRGRDATFG encoded by the coding sequence ATGGGTAAAGTGACCGGGTTTTTGGAGTGGCAAAGGCAGCTTCCTAAGAAGCGCGAGCCTGACGAAAGGCTCAGCGATTTCAATGAGTTTTACTTGCCCCAGGATAACGAATGCTCGCGACAACAGGCGGGCCGCTGTATGGATTGCGGCATCCCCTTTTGCCAACAGGGATGTCCACTGGGCAACCACATTCCTGATTGGAATGATCTTGTCTACAAGGACCGCTGGCAAGACGCCCACAGACGCCTCGAAGCCACCAACAACTTCCCCGAGTTTACCGGAAGACTGTGCCCTGCGCCCTGCGAGGCGGCCTGTGTGCTTTCCATAAACACGGGACCGGTCACCATCGAACAAATGGAGAAAGAGATCATCGAAACCGCCTTTCGCGAGGGGTGGGTAGAGTCTCGGCTTCCGTCGCGGCGCTCGGGGAAAGCCGTGGCGGTGGTGGGCAGCGGCCCGGCCGGCTTGGCAGGCGCAGCGCAGCTCAATCAGGCCGGACACACTGTAAGAGTCTACGACTCGGACGCCCGGATGGGCGGATTGCTTCGCTACGGCATACCCGACTTTAAGATGGAGAAATGGGTCATTGATCGACGGCTCAACATCTTGGCGGAAGAAGGAGTGGTGTTCGTCCCAAACACAACAGTTGGCGTGGACATTTCCTGGACACAGCTTCGGCAAGATTGTGATGCGATCTTAATCGCCATTGGTTCCCGGCGGCCGCGAGATCTTAACGTGCCTGGCCGTGATCTGAACGGCGTACACTTCGCCATGGATTACTTGACGCAACAAAACCGATTGAATGCCGGTGATCCCCTGGATAAGCCTCACATCAATGCATCAGGAAAAAACGTCATCATTCTGGGCGGCGGAGACACGGGCTCGGACTGCCTGGGAACCGCCTTGAGACAGGACGCCAAGGGTGTCTTACAGCTTGAGCTCATGCCAAAGCCGCCCGTGTCTCGACCCGAAGGGAATCCGTGGCCCCGATGGCCGTTGGTCTTTCGCACTTCCACAAGTCAGCAAGAAGGCGGTGAGCGAGATTTTTCGGTCATGACCCGAGCGCTTGGAGGTGCAGACGGACAGCTCAAAACGTTGCAGGCTCAAAAGATGGCGCTGGGAATGCGCGGCGGCACACCCCACATGCAACCGGTCGAGGGGAGCGATTTCGAACTCGAAGTGGATCTGCTGTTGCTTGCCATGGGATTTGCCGGGCCGGATACCACCACGCTGCGAGACCAACTGGGTGTTGATCTCGACGAACGGGGCAACATACGAACCGATGGAGCGTATGCCACCAACGTTCCAACAGTGTATTGCGCTGGCGATGCCCACCGCGGCCAGAGCCTCATCGTATGGGCGATCAGCGAAGGCCGCGAAGCTGCGCGGGCTATTGATCGAGACCTCAGCCCAGATGGCCGATTTCACCTGCCAACGCGCGGACGAGACGCTACTTTCGGATAG